In the genome of Listeria cossartiae subsp. cossartiae, one region contains:
- a CDS encoding ABC transporter substrate-binding protein/permease — MQKHLLQKFAAILLVFIVVFSGFTTVFAADTKDQTLANIQEKGVLTVGLSADYPPYEFHQTIDGKDKVVGFDVSIAEKIAKDLDVKLDIKEMNFDSLLGSLKTGKIDMIISGMSPTPERQKEVDFSDPYMFVQQRVVIRKTDKDKYTSVNDFSGVKVGAQKQTTQEELAQNELVGSEVVSLQKVPDLILNLKSNKVDAVVLEGPVAEAYISQDKTLAMADIKFANGSKETAIAMPKGSTDLQAKVNASIKDIQDTGLLKKYQKEANKLMFQDGSFYEKYGNYFITGTLITIALAAIGVLCGAILGSLLALMKLAKTRWLRWPAACYIEFVRGTPLLIQIFIVFFGTQIIGMDVSAFVSGCIALSLNSAAYVAEIIRAGISAVNKGQMEAARSLGMTQGASMRYIILPQAVKNILPALGNEFVTVIKESSIVSVIGVTELMFMTGVVQGASFKPFIPLIITSLIYFVLTFSLSRLLGVAERRMRTSD; from the coding sequence ATGCAGAAGCATTTATTACAAAAGTTCGCAGCAATTTTACTTGTTTTTATAGTTGTATTTTCTGGCTTCACTACTGTGTTCGCCGCTGATACCAAGGATCAAACCTTAGCTAATATTCAAGAAAAAGGTGTTTTGACAGTCGGACTTTCCGCTGACTATCCACCGTATGAATTTCATCAAACAATCGACGGTAAAGATAAAGTCGTTGGTTTTGATGTAAGCATTGCCGAAAAAATTGCCAAAGATTTAGACGTGAAGTTAGATATTAAAGAAATGAACTTCGACAGTTTACTTGGCTCACTAAAAACCGGCAAAATTGATATGATTATTTCCGGGATGTCACCTACACCCGAACGTCAAAAAGAAGTAGATTTCTCTGATCCATATATGTTCGTTCAACAACGAGTTGTGATTAGAAAAACAGATAAAGATAAATATACGAGTGTAAATGATTTTAGTGGTGTAAAAGTCGGCGCCCAAAAACAAACTACCCAAGAAGAATTAGCGCAAAATGAATTAGTTGGCTCTGAAGTAGTTTCCCTTCAAAAAGTACCCGACCTCATCCTTAACCTTAAAAGCAACAAAGTCGACGCCGTTGTTTTAGAAGGCCCTGTTGCCGAAGCGTATATTAGCCAAGATAAGACACTAGCAATGGCCGATATTAAATTTGCTAACGGTAGTAAAGAAACAGCCATCGCAATGCCAAAAGGCTCCACTGATTTGCAAGCAAAAGTCAACGCATCCATTAAAGACATCCAAGACACAGGCTTACTAAAAAAATATCAAAAAGAAGCCAATAAACTAATGTTCCAAGATGGTAGCTTCTACGAAAAATATGGCAATTACTTTATCACTGGTACATTAATCACGATTGCCCTTGCCGCTATCGGCGTATTATGTGGCGCCATTCTCGGCTCATTACTAGCGCTCATGAAACTAGCGAAAACAAGATGGTTACGCTGGCCAGCAGCATGTTACATTGAATTTGTCCGTGGTACGCCACTTCTTATTCAAATTTTCATCGTCTTTTTCGGAACGCAAATTATCGGAATGGACGTATCCGCCTTTGTTTCCGGTTGTATCGCCCTATCCTTAAACAGTGCCGCTTATGTTGCTGAAATTATCCGCGCAGGTATTTCCGCTGTCAACAAAGGCCAAATGGAAGCAGCTCGTTCCCTTGGTATGACACAAGGAGCAAGCATGCGTTACATCATCTTACCGCAAGCTGTAAAAAATATTCTTCCTGCACTTGGTAATGAATTTGTTACTGTTATTAAAGAATCTTCCATCGTATCCGTTATCGGTGTAACTGAACTAATGTTTATGACTGGCGTAGTCCAAGGCGCAAGCTTCAAACCATTTATCCCGCTAATCATTACATCGTTAATTTACTTTGTACTAACATTTAGCCTGTCGAGACTACTAGGTGTTGCTGAAAGGAGAATGAGAACAAGTGATTGA
- a CDS encoding inorganic phosphate transporter — translation MEGMFLITLVIVLAALAFDLINGFHDTANAIATSVSTKALKPRHAIILAAVMNFVGAISFTGVAKTITKDIVNPFALEHGELVILAALLSAIAWNLITWYFGIPSSSSHALIGSIAGAAIASAGFASIEYSGFTKIIVGLLVSPVLAFVVGYTIYSLFKIFLKNLNLATTNRRFRMIQVGTAALQSYTHGTNDAQKSMGIITMALIASGFQTTDDVQLWVQVSCAIAMAIGTSIGGWKIIKTVGGKIMKIKPVNGVAADLSSVIIIFGATFIHLPVSTTHVISSSILGVGTAHRVKGVKWDTAQRMIITWVITLPISATIAALIFYVLRFIL, via the coding sequence ATGGAAGGAATGTTTCTCATCACCCTCGTCATCGTACTTGCCGCGCTAGCATTTGACCTAATTAACGGGTTCCATGATACAGCTAACGCCATTGCGACTAGTGTCTCTACAAAAGCCTTAAAACCACGACATGCGATTATTCTCGCTGCTGTAATGAACTTTGTGGGTGCTATTTCATTCACAGGGGTTGCTAAAACAATTACAAAAGACATTGTTAATCCGTTCGCTTTAGAACACGGGGAACTTGTTATTTTAGCAGCATTACTTTCAGCTATTGCATGGAACTTAATCACTTGGTATTTCGGAATTCCTAGTAGTTCCTCTCACGCCTTGATTGGTTCCATCGCCGGTGCAGCCATTGCATCAGCTGGATTTGCATCAATCGAATACAGCGGATTTACTAAAATCATTGTTGGTTTATTAGTATCTCCTGTACTTGCTTTCGTAGTCGGTTACACGATATATTCACTTTTCAAGATATTCTTGAAGAACTTAAACTTAGCCACGACCAATCGGCGCTTCCGGATGATTCAAGTCGGAACTGCTGCGCTACAATCTTACACACACGGAACAAACGATGCACAAAAATCAATGGGTATTATCACAATGGCCTTAATTGCTAGTGGTTTCCAAACAACCGATGATGTGCAGCTATGGGTTCAAGTATCCTGTGCGATTGCCATGGCGATTGGTACAAGTATTGGTGGTTGGAAAATCATCAAAACTGTCGGCGGTAAAATCATGAAAATCAAACCAGTTAATGGTGTAGCGGCTGATTTAAGTTCCGTTATCATTATTTTCGGTGCCACTTTCATTCATTTACCAGTTAGTACAACGCACGTAATCAGCTCTTCTATCCTTGGTGTTGGAACAGCTCACCGTGTGAAAGGTGTCAAATGGGATACTGCACAACGCATGATTATTACATGGGTTATCACACTTCCTATTTCTGCAACCATTGCAGCCCTTATCTTCTATGTACTAAGATTCATTCTTTAA
- a CDS encoding DUF47 domain-containing protein — MAFKNKKDRFASLLHDIAVNLHEGANFFATYNINSVEDLHTFSNKIKEYETAGDSMVHKMIMELNDAFITPIEREDMLELTNRLDDVMDALDETAFSLEICQITHYDEYMTKFIQAIQASTVEIEKAVDLVFDKKLKDVRKLAIQIKDYESQCDDVYRESLIQLFQNEKDPIKLIRLREVYEKLEDIADSCQSVANTLESIVMKNA, encoded by the coding sequence ATGGCTTTTAAAAATAAAAAAGACCGTTTTGCTTCGTTGTTGCATGACATTGCAGTAAATTTACATGAAGGTGCAAATTTCTTTGCAACTTACAACATTAATTCGGTGGAGGATCTACATACTTTCTCGAATAAAATCAAAGAATATGAAACAGCTGGGGACTCCATGGTTCACAAAATGATTATGGAATTAAACGACGCTTTCATCACACCAATCGAACGTGAGGATATGTTAGAACTTACTAACCGCCTTGACGACGTGATGGATGCACTTGATGAAACAGCTTTCTCACTAGAAATCTGCCAAATCACTCATTATGATGAATACATGACTAAATTTATCCAAGCTATTCAAGCAAGCACTGTTGAAATTGAAAAAGCAGTTGATCTTGTTTTTGATAAAAAACTTAAAGATGTTCGTAAACTTGCGATCCAAATTAAAGATTACGAATCTCAATGTGATGATGTTTACCGCGAATCACTAATCCAACTTTTCCAAAACGAAAAAGATCCAATTAAACTTATTCGTCTAAGAGAAGTTTATGAAAAATTAGAAGACATTGCTGATAGTTGTCAAAGCGTTGCGAATACGCTTGAATCAATTGTCATGAAAAATGCGTAA
- a CDS encoding aldo/keto reductase, giving the protein MTKTLQDRMILPGNETIPYIGLGVFQVTEQEFIAGAVEKAIEVGYRLFDTAAVYNNEAIVGQAIAGSAVSREELVISSKVWNGDLGYDETLFAFERTLRNLKLDYLDLYLIHWPVAGKYRDSWRAMERLHAEKLIKSIGVANFKQHHLSDLLVAANEKPVLNQVETHPLLPQNDLRKYLAEQNIAHAAWSPLAKGILMQNPVITEIAKKHQASVDQVILQWHLNRNTIIFPKSITSSRIEENSRLSYFQLDAGDMEKIDRLETGKRVGPDPDDLEYFLSSIERERAYLTGGKTE; this is encoded by the coding sequence TTGACAAAAACTTTACAAGACAGAATGATACTGCCGGGGAATGAGACAATTCCTTATATTGGACTTGGTGTGTTTCAAGTAACAGAACAGGAATTTATCGCTGGTGCTGTGGAGAAGGCGATTGAAGTTGGTTATCGGTTGTTTGATACAGCAGCAGTTTATAATAATGAAGCAATTGTTGGTCAAGCGATTGCGGGAAGTGCGGTCTCGCGCGAAGAATTAGTTATTAGTTCAAAAGTGTGGAACGGTGACCTTGGCTACGATGAGACGTTATTTGCGTTTGAGCGGACGCTGCGCAATTTGAAGCTAGATTATTTGGATTTATATTTGATTCATTGGCCTGTTGCAGGGAAATACCGTGATTCTTGGCGTGCGATGGAGCGACTGCATGCTGAAAAATTGATTAAGTCGATTGGGGTTGCGAATTTCAAGCAACATCATTTAAGTGATTTATTAGTTGCTGCCAATGAAAAACCGGTGCTAAATCAAGTGGAAACGCATCCACTTTTACCGCAGAATGATCTTCGGAAGTATTTGGCGGAACAAAATATCGCGCATGCTGCTTGGTCGCCACTTGCTAAAGGAATTTTGATGCAAAATCCGGTGATTACAGAAATCGCGAAAAAACATCAAGCTTCTGTTGATCAAGTGATTTTACAATGGCATTTGAACCGAAATACGATTATTTTTCCTAAGTCGATTACTTCTAGTCGAATTGAAGAAAACTCGCGCTTGTCGTATTTTCAATTGGATGCCGGTGACATGGAGAAAATTGACCGCCTGGAAACTGGCAAACGTGTTGGGCCGGATCCAGATGATTTAGAATACTTTTTAAGCAGCATTGAACGAGAACGCGCTTATTTAACAGGCGGGAAAACAGAATGA
- a CDS encoding DNA alkylation repair protein, whose protein sequence is MTDIQTLFRANGSRAAAPPMEAYMKNQFTFLGIRAGERKKLVATFLKENGAPVDLLGLAATLFAEEEREFQYVAIDLLSRYGKKQPSEAIEVYEKLIITKSWWDTVDGLAGTVVSNHFKLYPDLIPTYNEAWINGDNIWLARTAILFQLKYKEQTDVELLFSNCEKWLDSKEFFIQKAIGWALRQYAKVDSEAVRQFVNSHTLAPLSRREALKHIGEA, encoded by the coding sequence ATGACAGATATTCAAACGTTATTTCGCGCTAATGGTTCGCGAGCAGCAGCCCCGCCGATGGAAGCTTACATGAAAAATCAATTTACTTTTTTGGGGATTAGAGCCGGCGAGCGAAAAAAATTAGTAGCAACATTTTTGAAAGAAAACGGAGCGCCAGTTGATTTGCTTGGTCTTGCTGCCACTTTATTTGCAGAAGAAGAACGTGAATTTCAATATGTGGCGATTGATTTATTAAGCCGTTATGGCAAAAAACAGCCGAGTGAAGCGATAGAAGTCTATGAAAAATTAATTATAACGAAGTCGTGGTGGGATACGGTGGATGGTTTGGCGGGAACCGTTGTAAGTAATCATTTCAAATTGTATCCTGACCTAATTCCTACTTATAATGAAGCGTGGATTAACGGAGACAATATTTGGCTTGCGAGAACAGCGATTTTATTTCAACTTAAATATAAAGAACAAACCGATGTGGAGCTGCTATTTTCCAATTGCGAAAAATGGCTTGATTCCAAAGAATTTTTTATTCAAAAAGCAATTGGTTGGGCACTCAGACAATATGCCAAAGTAGATAGTGAGGCGGTTCGTCAGTTTGTAAATAGCCACACACTTGCGCCGCTAAGCCGTAGAGAAGCGCTTAAACATATCGGGGAGGCGTAA
- a CDS encoding VOC family protein, which translates to MLHHVEIYVADLEKSRLFWSELLEELSYELYQSWNEGFSYKFGETYLVFVQAEEPFLAEGYHRKRVGLNHLAFHGGTKERVDAFRAKLKAKGIRLLYEDRYPFAGGKNHYAVFFEDPDGMKVEICAEVTT; encoded by the coding sequence ATGTTACATCATGTGGAAATTTATGTAGCTGATTTAGAAAAAAGTCGTTTATTTTGGTCGGAATTGTTAGAAGAGCTTTCTTATGAGTTATATCAGTCGTGGAATGAGGGCTTTAGTTATAAGTTCGGGGAGACGTATTTAGTCTTTGTACAAGCCGAGGAACCGTTTCTGGCAGAAGGTTATCACCGTAAACGAGTTGGCTTGAATCATTTAGCTTTTCATGGTGGTACTAAAGAACGCGTCGATGCGTTTCGGGCTAAATTAAAAGCAAAAGGAATCCGACTTCTATATGAAGACCGATATCCTTTTGCTGGTGGTAAAAATCATTATGCCGTATTTTTTGAAGATCCAGATGGTATGAAAGTAGAGATTTGTGCAGAAGTCACGACGTAA
- a CDS encoding RluA family pseudouridine synthase, translating into MTHVTLPILEDWEGLSLTTILQEKFHLGKKARHEIRMSQNVLLNNKPLEDWNTPLFVGASLSLPIILHEKIPVYAYDLEIIYEDDFLLVVNKPVDMKTHPNDSYERDTCANAVQYYLEKTDQEANALAVHRLDQTTSGLVLFAKNKLAIAGLSWQMENRAIHRTYLAAVDGTWGLVMQTINKPIGEDRHHGSRRQISPYGQPAVTHVKVLENDNEKNTSLVECQIETGRTHQIRVHLSGIGHPIIGDTLYGGSPRANRIMLHAEKLHLNHPFKGKEMNFSAPAGDDWVF; encoded by the coding sequence ATGACACATGTAACATTGCCCATTTTAGAAGATTGGGAAGGCCTTTCATTAACGACTATTTTGCAAGAAAAATTCCATCTAGGAAAAAAAGCGCGCCATGAAATTCGCATGTCGCAAAATGTGTTGCTTAATAATAAGCCACTTGAAGATTGGAATACGCCACTTTTTGTCGGTGCAAGTCTTTCTTTACCAATCATTTTGCACGAAAAAATTCCGGTTTATGCGTATGACTTAGAAATTATTTATGAAGATGATTTTTTACTTGTCGTGAACAAACCTGTTGATATGAAAACGCATCCCAATGATAGTTACGAAAGGGATACGTGCGCGAATGCAGTGCAATATTATTTAGAAAAAACAGACCAAGAAGCGAATGCCCTAGCTGTGCATCGTCTCGATCAAACAACATCTGGACTAGTGCTCTTTGCTAAAAATAAATTAGCGATCGCCGGCCTATCGTGGCAAATGGAAAATAGAGCGATTCACCGGACTTATCTTGCAGCTGTTGACGGCACTTGGGGACTTGTGATGCAGACGATTAATAAACCAATTGGTGAAGATCGCCATCACGGCTCTAGACGCCAAATCAGCCCATACGGTCAACCCGCTGTGACCCATGTAAAAGTATTAGAAAATGATAACGAAAAAAACACTTCGCTTGTAGAGTGCCAAATCGAAACTGGCCGGACGCACCAAATCCGTGTTCATTTAAGCGGCATCGGTCATCCAATCATTGGCGATACACTTTACGGTGGCTCGCCTCGTGCTAATCGCATCATGCTACATGCCGAGAAATTACATTTAAATCATCCTTTCAAAGGCAAAGAAATGAACTTTTCCGCACCAGCTGGGGATGATTGGGTATTTTAA
- a CDS encoding bifunctional transcriptional activator/DNA repair enzyme AdaA, which produces MSDYYLTKKRWQAIATNDKTADGSFFYGVTSTKIFCYPSCKSRLPKKENIVIFHSAEEAFSNGYRACKRCKSGGNALPDTKWVTNIESYLKENFARPLTLQIIADDCHGSPYHLHRTFKRITTITPITYLENIRIDFAKQQLLHTNQSIETIGKLSGFPNPSHFSTTFKRHTGLSPKQFRDKQE; this is translated from the coding sequence TTGTCGGATTATTACTTAACAAAAAAAAGATGGCAAGCAATTGCAACGAATGACAAGACTGCTGATGGCTCTTTTTTCTACGGAGTTACATCAACAAAGATTTTCTGCTATCCTTCTTGTAAATCACGATTACCTAAAAAAGAAAATATTGTCATTTTTCATAGTGCGGAGGAAGCTTTTTCGAATGGCTATCGCGCTTGTAAACGATGTAAATCTGGTGGTAATGCGCTACCTGATACCAAGTGGGTCACTAATATCGAAAGCTATCTTAAGGAAAATTTTGCTCGTCCACTTACTTTACAAATTATTGCGGATGATTGCCACGGGAGTCCATATCATTTACATCGAACGTTTAAGCGGATTACGACGATTACGCCTATTACGTATCTCGAAAATATTCGGATTGATTTTGCAAAACAGCAGCTACTTCATACTAATCAATCCATTGAAACTATCGGGAAACTGTCCGGCTTTCCAAATCCCTCCCATTTTTCAACGACTTTTAAAAGACATACTGGTTTGTCGCCAAAGCAATTTCGAGACAAACAAGAATAA